In Gossypium raimondii isolate GPD5lz chromosome 12, ASM2569854v1, whole genome shotgun sequence, a single window of DNA contains:
- the LOC105764181 gene encoding plant UBX domain-containing protein 10, with protein MSLTIRGTAKARDQPSCNGFFCRMVCLPKCIFGGFSRVMGRRNQYQPSELQLQHPQLLHPPVVPEDWAFLVSFEQQYGTTHPFFYACSFMQALKIAEDEHKLMFMYLHSPEHPFTPSFCSRTLSSELVVQFLDANFVCWGAIADRGEGLQMAATLQPASFPFCAVIAPAAGNNIAVLQQMEGPIDPAELVEILQRTMEEQGSAFGTTVRGREEEHMRARIKEEERIKARAKEQEKLRADRQLREEQDAAYFVALQRDQEKENLRNARAQKPIEASNQTNYQNPRQMHREKQLGKPRQSSSVGEAQYKETITQGKDTQILIRFPGGERREHNFSCTDKILSIYRYIDSLGLPGIANYRLISSFPRRVYSFDQMGMTLKDAGLHPRASLFVELL; from the exons ATGTCCTTGACAATAAGAGGCACCGCGAAAGCAAGGGACCAACCCTCTTGCAATGGGTTTTTTTGTCGGATGGTATGCCTTCCCAAATGCATATTTGGAGGGTTTTCAAGGGTAATGGGTAGAAGAAACCAATACCAGCCATCGGAATTACAGTTGCAACATCCACAACTACTACACCCCCCAGTTGTTCCCGAAGACTGGGcttttttggttagttttgaacAGCAATATGGTACCACACATCCATTTTTCTATGCATGTAGTTTTATGCAGGCTCTAAAGATAGCAGAGGATGAGCACAAGCTAATGTTCATGTATCTACACTCCCCAGAACATCCCTTCACTCCCTCATTTTGTTCGAGGACTTTGAGTTCAGAGTTGGTAGTTCAATTTCTTGACGCAAATTTTGTGTGCTGGGGAGCAATCGCAGATAGAGGAGAAGGTTTACAAATGGCTGCAACTCTACAGCCTGCTAGCTTCCCTTTCTGTGCAGTAATTGCCCCAGCTGCGGGCAACAACATAGCAGTGCTGCAACAG ATGGAGGGCCCGATTGATCCAGCTGAATTGGTTGAGATTCTACAAAGGACAATGGAAGAGCAAGGGTCAGCTTTTGGCACTACTGTAAGAGGAAGGGAGGAAGAACATATGAGAGCAAGGATTAAGGAAGAGGAAAGGATAAAGGCTAGGGCTAAGGAGCAAGAAAAGTTGAGGGCTGACCGTCAGTTGCGAGAAGAACAAGATGCTGCATATTTTGTTGCTTTACAGAGAGACCAA GAAAAGGAAAATCTTAGGAATGCAAGAGCTCAAAAACCAATAGAAGCttcaaatcaaacaaattatCAGAACCCCCGACAGATGCATAGAGAGAAACAACTAGGTAAACCAAGGCAGAGCTCATCTGTTGGAGAAGCTCAGTACAAAGAAACAATTACTCAGGGGAAAGATACTCAG ATATTGATTCGTTTTCCCGGTGGTGAAAGAAGAGAGCACAACTTTTCTTGCACAGATAAGATCCTCTCAATTTACAGATACATAGATTCATTAGGACTACCCGGAATTgcaaattatagattaatatcAAGCTTCCCAAGAAGAGTATATAGTTTTGATCAAATGGGAATGACTTTGAAAGATGCTGGTCTACATCCTAGAGCAAGCCTGTTCGTGGAGCTTCTTTGA